TGATAGCCAGCAtgttttccccttttttttgcctgcgtttcaaaaaaaaaagatctggACGTTGATGAACttaaaaaacttgacctgcggggtAAGACCGCCCCCACGACATTATTTTGAGAGATAGAATGACCTTCTCACATCAGACCAAGAAAACACCCCTaccccacccgtacacgggggcccgtcgccTTATGAGTTAGGCTgggctccacagtgctttggacatgaggcagacgaggggatttttttaatcTCAACCTAAAAATCGCTCCCAtgaggagtcgaacccaggaccagTGCCGCTGGGTTCTCCCAGCCAAGTCAGCTAGAGGTCCTTTGGCGGATGTTGATGATTTGAGAGGCAAAAATGATTGGAGTCTTGGAGACATGACGCGACCTTCCCTTATAGAAAGTATTAGGAAATATAATTTGAGGTGTCTCAAAGGCTACATGTTTGGACACCAAACAGTAGTTGTATCATGTTGATCCGCCGTAAATCTTTGTCAAACTTTTTATTCAAAGAAAAACCTGGCACGGTACTGACACAATACTCACAAACACTGTAATTTGAGATTCAGTCTTCTGCCACCTCGGCTAAAAAACAGTTAAACAAAAAAGTATATATGATGCCAGCGAAGCGGCCACGTCTCCACATTTCCTACCACGAGTGGCCATTCAGTCCCAGCAGCCATCCAAATTTTGGACGTGCCCCCCCACACAATGGCATACACCCGCGGCCCACTTGCACCCGCTGCAAAGCCAGCGAGCCCTCGAAATTTTACCCGCATTTTTCTTGGCAGAACGGCTGCCAATTCTTACCGCCGGCGGCCAGACACTTCGCTTTCACCTCGTAGTCGCACTCGCACGCGCTTTTTCTCATCTATGACCTGTGTGTCCAGTTCTCTCCCGTACATGAGTTTTGATGGCCTGGTACCCGGCCACGCACACGGCACGTCTGCCAGGGGTTGCATGCACGCGGCGGCTACAAGCATATCGTTGAGCGTGGCCCGGAGCTCGCAGTGTCGTcgagctctcctcctcctcctcgccgtcgacgacgatGACCTTGCGGTACTTGCGCATGGCCGTGGCGTCGCCTTGGAGAAGATGATGGCGGCCCTCCTCGACTCCTCACGACACCGTCCTATGAGCTCCGGGACCACATGGAGGAGCCCAAGCTACGACTGGAGGTTTGGAGCCGCTCGTGCTACTGCGGCGGCTGCCTCCGGTCGCGGAGTAGTAGCCGCGAGTACCAGCCGAAGTCGACGAGGACGAATCCATGGCGGAGCTCAAATCCCGCCACCCGCGTTCGCTTCCAGCTCGCTCAGATGCCGCTGGGGGCAGGAGGACGCATCGGAGGCCATGGAGTCCTCGTCAGTGCGCTCGTCGGAGGCTATGGAGTTCTCATTGGTGCGCTCAAGGTAGAGCATCCCACCAGTCTGGCATCGGCCGCTCTAGCCTGCAGTTTACTCCTTTTGCTTTTGTGTCCAAATGTGAGCTATGTACTGTTATTTCTAGGAGCATATGCGGCAGGCTGGTAGTAAAGCATGTCCATCAGATATAATTTTGGTGTTTTCTGGTTGACCCATTTGTAAACGTTGTTATGGGTTATGGTAACCCAAAAcactaaaaatatattaatgGGTAGTGTCAAGCACTGGTTGACTCAATTTTATTCCACTTGCATCCAGAGGCATAGGACAAAAGCCGGTGTTTCTGTCACACGGCTACACGAGCTGGTACTGGTTGCTGGATGGGGCGCTAGCGATCGTCCTTGACGTGCCTTGGAATATGCAGAGGCTGGCTATGCAGTAAATAGTTGAGAAGCTGCAGCCGGCCCGTTTTCACAAACGGATCGGTTTGATTTTCGCAGCTTTTTATGAGATTTCAGAACTATTTGTGCGATCTGCGATCTACCTTCAGAGACTTGTAAAGATTTTTTTCTTAGTTTTTTAGAGGATTTTCCCCCTCTTTTGCTTGCCGTACATACTTCAATACTTGCAAGTGCACGAAGCTTACAGGCCACAGCCCATGAGAGGTTTTGGGCCCTGAACTGATCATCGCATCTCGTTCTGATGGGCCATCTATGTAGAAAGAGGAGCATGCGGGTCAGCCCAAATAAGTTGAGCCCAGCTAAATTCACACCCAACCCAATTCCGTGGTGGCCCCCACAACCCGAGCTGAAACTACGAGCGCCCGCGCGCACGGCTTGGCTTGCCAGCTGGCAGTTGCCATCCATTCGCTGACCGGCATGTGTGTGTGACCTGATGCGAGACAGAGACGGAGAGAAGTTACGTCAGGCCTGACATTATCTTCAGATCCGCCCACCGGATTAGGAACCCTAAACCGGTTTCGCTGACCACACAATGCAGGCGCCTTCCCAAGTGGGTAATAATAAGCTGCGTCGCGTCCCTTAAACAATATGGCAACGCACGATCTCGCGGTCCCCTGCTCCTGCAAATGACTATGCTCCTGCTGTGCTTTCTGGTAATGGAAAGGGAGGACGCCCAATTCGTCAGCTATGAGCTCATCGCTTCGCTTAGGTCCTGTTGTTCACATCCCATAAACCtcataaatataaaaaaatcgttacatcgaatgtttcgatacATGcgtggagtactaaatgaagtctatttacattttttttacatagatgtgttgtaaatcgcgagataaatctaatgggcctacttaatccatgatttacaacaataatgctacagtaaccctccgctaattattgattaactatggattaattagcatcattagattcgtctcgcgatttataatccatctgtgcaaaaaaatttgtaaataaacttaCTTTAGTACTTTAAGattccaacaaaaaaaatttgcgctgGAACGCCTTATTTGCCTTACCTTTTCATTTGTTTTGCGTCGGCAGTTTCGGCGGTCAAGTCGTCACTAGTCCTTTACTGCAAAGTTTGCAATGTTGCTCGTCCGACGTACGATGAGTACGTTCCAGGTAGTACAGATGGGCGGCTTTTCTATTGTTTTGCGTCGGCAGTTTCGGCGGTCAAGTCGTCACTAGTCCTTCACTGCAAAGTCTGCTATGTTGCTCGTCCGACGTACGATGAGTACGTTCCAGGTAGTACAGATGGGCGGCGCATTGCTTTCGGAGTCTCGCTAGGTGTGTTTATTTTCGCAAAAAGTTTGCGAAAAAGTTAATGTTTTCGGTTTTATTTGGTAACTATTGTTTAATTAtggagtaattagtctcaaaaaattcgtctcgtcatttacaaccaaactgtgcaattagttatattttttaacttcatttaatactccatgcatatatcataagatttgatgtgatgtacgtcagtgaaaaattttaggaacttttcgcggaactaaacacagctgGGATGCAAACTCCAGCCGCCAAACGGTATGTCTACATGAGTTGCATATATATAAATTAAATCTTGAAGCACTTGAAGGATTTAATTTTGGGCGAAATTTTGACAAATAAAGCTACCTGAAGACTAGAGATGAAGGTTGCGAGCACTGAACTGAACTAAAAAATATATACATAGGCGAACTGAAGAATAACATATATATGTCAGACCCGTCGACTACATATGATGTACATACACGCCGGCCGTACTGGCCTGGACATCTACAAGAATACCAAATGGCAAAAATCCCCCAAAGGAGAAGCTCTAGCTAGCTAAACACACAAATAATGTccggctcaaaaaaaaaaatctgccaCCATGGCTAGTTCATTTCTGCTGGGACGACGACAGTATGTCCTGCATATACTTGTCCGTCCGGTCGAGCTCCTCCAGCATGGCGGCCACCTTCCGGTCGGCCTCCGTCACCGTCTCGCTGAGGTGCTCGCTCAGCAGCCTCGCGTACCCCATCTCCTCCTTCACCTTCATCCACTCCTTGCGCACCTTGGTCAGGTTCTTCTCCAGGTTGCGCTGCTCCTTGTCCTGGCTCCGGCAGCCGTGCCACCGCCCGCGGCTGCTCGACGCGCCATGGCCGGGGTCGTAGAAGCCGAACGGGGACGCCGACGGCTGAGAGAAGTTCAGCATCCCGTTGCGAGTCCACCGCTGCATGATGCTTGATGATCTGCCTGAAGATCTCAATGGAGCCCGATGGTTGTCCTGGTGCTACCTGCATTTGGTAACATCAGATGTTAACAAGAACTGCTAGCTGTTTCATGTGGCAATAGGATTTTTGACAGTGCGTGCTTCGAATCATGAAGAAGAAAATATACGGATGGGGATCTATGCAATCCGGCCTTGTGCAGTTGTGCTAAAACGGTCGGTGTCCGGAAATTTCATGTCCAGAGGatcatggattttttttttttgttccaggAAAATCTGAAAGCCTGTTGAGATGACTAGTACTACACATTCTGGCTTTATGTTATCAGTAGAAATACTAACAGTATCTGATCATGGGCATTAATTTGCTCCATTCCTCAAATTCAACTGCAGGATGATAAATGTCATTGAATCAAATGGAAACAAAATAATCCTAGATGATGATCTGTTCTTTGAAATGGCGAAATGACAGATAAACCAACATTCGGCAGTGAGGCAGCAGATCAGATTTACTGAACCATTACTTGTGACAAATCGCAATACTGTGTAAATGTTTCTGATATGAAAAAGAAGAAACctttcatcaaaaaaaaaagagaagaaaccaAACTACAAACAACCCAAAATATATATGTGCAGTTTATTGACACGCACTGGACACTTGCAATATGAAAAATAATGtcaataagaaaaagaaaaccggAACAGCTCAAAATATATATTCTGCTTACCTTATAAACTCTCCCCAAGGTATGCGACTCTGACGCTAGTTCTCTTCTCTTGGTCTGAAAGGCTTTTGCGCGCTCTGAGATGGGTATGTGGTGAAGGGCACAACTAGAGGGCTCAGCTATTTATAATCACAAGTTCACAACACTTGGTGAAACCCTCCTACCTAATCTGTCTGGACTGTCTAGCATTTATCAATGAGGTGAGAAACTTTTGCTGGTCAAGGATGGACTAATTAGTGCCACTGGGTTAAAGAGGGGTGACCAAGTTAGATGTATCCAGCTCATGTGATGGCACTCTTAGTACTAAATTAATCGGAGGCGCGTGGCTAACACGGTAAGGCTTGGATAGTCTGATGCGTAGCAGGAATCTTAGGCACTAAATTACTCGCGAGGCATGTGGCGAGTACTATGATGCGCTCTGAAAACGCAGACGATACAGGTGTGAGCACAAGGAAGGCCAAGGGAATCAGGTAGCCTGAATTGAATTCCTTACTTAATTTGTGCTGTTGTTGGGACCGACCTTATTGAAATTGAATTAGGAGGAGAGTGACTAAAGTAATATTAGACCACATAAGTAGAGTTCTTGATTACTATCTATGGatagtatttttttataataggCAAGCTTTATTGATCGAAGATAGTTACATTGTTATAATAATTATTGGACAAtgaacactactacagaatatgcctttgttccaggtcatttatcccggttacctttgggcccgggacaaaaggtggcttttgtcccgggtccaaaggctagccgggccagcgggggacaggggccttttgtcccgggtggagccaccaacccggacaaaagtccccccttttgtcccggttggtggctccacccgggacaaaaggtccaaccccttttatcccggttggtaacaccaacccggacaaaagggtgacccttttatcccggttggtggtaccaacccggacaaaaggaccattttatcccggttggtgttaccaacccggacaaaaggctcctccacgtgatagttcaaaagggagttattctttactgagtcacatgtactacttagttgagttggcaaggaagtcatgcgctaggcaataggtcttgggttccaatcccgcagggcgcaaatattttttagcgcgagggacaaatagccctttggaaccgggacaaatggcccgatCTGTAGTAGTGGAAGCTAGGAGGATCATCATCCCATTCCCAGATACAATTTTCCTTAGTAAACATAGCttacctagctaactcatgtgCCACTTGATTTGCTTCCCTGCTTAAGTGCTCAATGGAAATCTCTTGGAACCCACTACAAACTATATTGCATTCATCATAAATTGAGGCAGCTGAATTCGCAGTAAAGCTGTCATTCTCCATAATTTCAACAACTTCCATACAATCAGATTGAATAACCGGTCAGTTACCTCCCATATAATGAGCTATAGCATCCCTCCTTGAGAGCAACAACTTCCGCCATTGGTGCATCCACTAGGTAGGGCATAAGTATTTGAGGATACAATCATACCCCCCGAACCATCTCCGACAATGGCTCCTGCCTCACCCCCAATTCTCATCATAGGAATAAAGCATCTATATTCAGCATAAGGTAACCCTAAGCAGGTTTTCTCCACCCTTGTCTTAACTTGGCATCTTTCTTCCCTGCCATCTTATAATTCTTCGTTAAAGAAACAATACATAAGCCTAATCTTGATGGTGGTTGTACAATTTCTCCATGAGTTAGTAAGGCTATTATATCCCAGTAAACAAAGAACTCAGTATATATTTTGTAGTCCTTTCCTTCTATTCAATAAGTGGGGTCTGTGGGTGCGTTATTAGGGCATGTTGGGTAGAGCTCCATCTACTTCAGATCTATGGGAGCTGATTCTCTAAGAGAAGTGATTTTGTGGCTGAAAGTGGTTCTCTTTGATTCTGTAGTATAAACTTTTAAAATCAAGATGGAGAATCACTTCATAGTGAAAGTGCATCTCGGCCCCTagtgtgttttggtggattgattgacaccacgattaaaggactaactatcTTATTGAATATATGAGCAGGAATTGATTATCATAATTATAATCTATGTGATGAAATGAATCAAGATTCAAGACATATGCTCATATGACAAGATGAATGACATATTCTAGTATGAGAATATTAACAAGCAACAACTACTATAGAAATTGGGATATGTATCAACAATAAAGAATTTATTCGTATATCCAAATGAAGTTTGTTGATGTAAGTGGAATTCAAAATGACAAGCCAAGGTATTATGAATGAGACAAAGGTGTATGCTTAGGCATAGTCTCACAATTGGAGAAACTTGTCATAAGGAATGTATGAGATAGttgatgatcaagcaagtatgaaagaaatgatgttcattgtAATGGCAAAATCAATGTGAGTTCAAGAGGGCTCTTGAGAATAAATGGATGTGATCGAAAGGCGAGTTTCTAGAGGCTATGTAAGCAAAGGCTTGGCATGAGCAAGGAAAccgataatgatcaagtccaagaattcTAAGAGACAAGGAGAATTTCACATTGAGAAGCATTATTcattagaagaagaaaaatagcttgaggatcaaaatggattttattgtaagttaaatgtgatacaagcctacatgaagctatatgtgatgcaaggatgaagagttggaattcgggaatgggtttctaggtactaagcttggagaagggcaattgtggTTTTGCCGAGAaaccaatgctagggtgacaaaacgttctttgggttcaacttgaagaatcttggtcatgtgtggtgttcatgttggcaagtattaatctttctagaatcttattgtgaagacggtgacttgaactagaagtggatttcattcaaagataaaggttcaaggtcactagctcaaggaagatatgctcaaagtaaagaagccaagttggatgcacacctcagattgtgattgatcaacacatggcataggatgaaaaagagaagctcaagaagttgaaatataatttatctttgatcttgagtttaggtatgccgtactatcaagagggatgcatcacaatggtctttggtttagtctcagtgctcaagtaacccatgtgagttgagagagacacaaaagcctcacttacacattttaacattgctgccagggcaaatccggaagttccggatttggaatccggaagttccggatttggcacACGTGGTACTAACGACTGGTTGGTTtgaaaacccggaggttccgggttgtagaatccggaagttccgggttctaactgtcacataacggctagttttgttgggaccggctatttataccccttaggcccctccttggtgggctgctgtTCCAGGCTCTATTCTGTTGATTGCTGGTCGTCCCAAGAAgcttggtagccatagttgagctctccccaacctctctttgtgagattgtgtgtttagtgtatatccttgagttgggttgagagagtgaaTGTTTGAGAGCACTAGAGAGCACAACAAACCTTGAGCGCTTGAGATTAGCCATGATTTGTGtgattcgcatttgttactcttggaggtgaagcctcctagatggctaggcgtcGCTGACTAGCTCCCaaggattgtggtgagcagcggcaaatTTGTTGTAGCACCGATCTTGTGCCAAAAGGGCatatggtcatatagtggaaggaggaaatagcttgaccttggggtcgatataagcttcctcaacggagactaggattcacacatGGGTGCATGGGGTGAATCTGAATttcggtaaaacaaatccttgtgttcattgcatttacatttgttttgtGGATTGAGGAGCTCTCCATTAGACACTTGTGTCTTGGAGATATTGTTATTTCGTATGTGCAGGATCTGTGTGAACCTGCTCAAGGAACTTCTCAGAGCAGACTCTACAATTGGTGTTTGAATTTACATTCATTTATTAGCACTATTCTTATTGTGTTCACTCTGttctgagtgaactcggaagttcCAGATTGACAAACCCAGAAGTTCCGAGTTCACCTACTGTCTagcccaaatccggaagttccggatttgaaacccggaagttccgggtttggcaGACAGACAATTTTATCCGCTGTGTTTGAGTCAAAAGTTGTAggtgcgcctattcacccccctctaggcgacatcacggtcCTTTCACATAGATTCAAGAGAAGCTAATTTTTTCAGATCGAGCCTCTTTGTTCACTTCACAGAATCACTTGACAGAATCAGCAGAGAATCAATTCTCTGAAAAACTGTTTAGCAAAGCTCCTGTTGGATTCAGCAGAGAATATGCTCTGGGAGCTCTGCCAAATGCACCCGTACACATCTGCAGATTTTTCCTAGATGTTGTGTTTGCGGTTGTTTTGCTTCGATATGTTTTCTTCTTTTCGTTCAAAGTGGTGAAGTTTCATTTCttatcagaagttcagaacatGCTGATATATACTTTCACTACGGGAGCTGTCTAGTTTGCTGTGTGCCAAAAGCATACGGCAAATGCCGAAAAACGcacggcaaaggctttgccgtgGCACACGACATACAAGTGTCGGTAAAGAGgacctttgtcgtgtgccttctgtcaggcacacggcaaagaggttGTCGTGTGCATTTTTCGACACCCAGCAAAAAAATGAAtagcaaataaaaaaagaaatccaTGCGGGCCCGGCGGCACCCCCGACGCCGCCCGCACCCCACCACTGCTGCACTACCGGCCGCACCCCGCCGTCGCTCCCAcccctgccggccgccgccgccgttcactGCCCCGCCGTTGGAGCCATCTGCGCCTCCACCGTCGACATCGAGCAC
This sequence is a window from Panicum virgatum strain AP13 chromosome 7K, P.virgatum_v5, whole genome shotgun sequence. Protein-coding genes within it:
- the LOC120641372 gene encoding uncharacterized protein LOC120641372; protein product: MQRWTRNGMLNFSQPSASPFGFYDPGHGASSSRGRWHGCRSQDKEQRNLEKNLTKVRKEWMKVKEEMGYARLLSEHLSETVTEADRKVAAMLEELDRTDKYMQDILSSSQQK